The following are encoded together in the Macadamia integrifolia cultivar HAES 741 chromosome 10, SCU_Mint_v3, whole genome shotgun sequence genome:
- the LOC122090483 gene encoding phosphatidylinositol N-acetylglucosaminyltransferase subunit H isoform X2 — MTKVTFAYGRYTYIHDNHDGPFEAVDAHHIVVQRSSTGRFLAYIASILLLANAFNILTYKENLHAVFLWSTLLGLLFAKSSHWKRVVKESVVVMPTFGVQLETHYGSGRIIHRFVPLGKILKPLLNECVTPVTCYWSLALIIRGESELMLVFQELRPPVKMLVPIWKALCAATDSKESSDTDIEGDDR; from the exons ATGACCAAGGTCACCTTTGCCTATGGGAGATACACCTACATTCATGATAACCATGATGGACCTTTCGAAGCAGTTGATGCTCACCACATTGTCGTTCAGAGGAGTAGCACAGGGAGGTTTCTGGCATACATTGCTTCCATCCTCTTGCTGGCAAATGCCTTTAATATCTTAACGTACAAG GAAAATTTACATGCTGTTTTTCTTTGGAGCACTCTTTTGGGTTTGTTATTTGCCAAATCATCGCATTGGAAGCGTGTGGTAAAAG AGTCGGTGGTGGTTATGCCGACATTTGGTGTGCAACTCGAGACACACTATGGAAG TGGGAGAATTATCCATCGCTTTGTTCCCTTGGGCAAAATCTTGAAACCTCTACTGAATGAGTGTGTGACACCTGTTACTTGTTATTGGAGCCTGGCTTTGATTATACGTGGTGAATCAGAACTGATGTTAGTTTTTCAG GAACTAAGACCACCGGTGAAAATGTTGGTTCCTATCTGGAAGGCTTTGTGTGCTGCCACAGATAGTAAAGAAAGTTCAGATACTGACATAGAAGGTGATGATCGTTAA
- the LOC122090483 gene encoding phosphatidylinositol N-acetylglucosaminyltransferase subunit H isoform X1, protein MTTEPGMTKVTFAYGRYTYIHDNHDGPFEAVDAHHIVVQRSSTGRFLAYIASILLLANAFNILTYKENLHAVFLWSTLLGLLFAKSSHWKRVVKESVVVMPTFGVQLETHYGSGRIIHRFVPLGKILKPLLNECVTPVTCYWSLALIIRGESELMLVFQELRPPVKMLVPIWKALCAATDSKESSDTDIEGDDR, encoded by the exons ATGACCACTGAACCAG GAATGACCAAGGTCACCTTTGCCTATGGGAGATACACCTACATTCATGATAACCATGATGGACCTTTCGAAGCAGTTGATGCTCACCACATTGTCGTTCAGAGGAGTAGCACAGGGAGGTTTCTGGCATACATTGCTTCCATCCTCTTGCTGGCAAATGCCTTTAATATCTTAACGTACAAG GAAAATTTACATGCTGTTTTTCTTTGGAGCACTCTTTTGGGTTTGTTATTTGCCAAATCATCGCATTGGAAGCGTGTGGTAAAAG AGTCGGTGGTGGTTATGCCGACATTTGGTGTGCAACTCGAGACACACTATGGAAG TGGGAGAATTATCCATCGCTTTGTTCCCTTGGGCAAAATCTTGAAACCTCTACTGAATGAGTGTGTGACACCTGTTACTTGTTATTGGAGCCTGGCTTTGATTATACGTGGTGAATCAGAACTGATGTTAGTTTTTCAG GAACTAAGACCACCGGTGAAAATGTTGGTTCCTATCTGGAAGGCTTTGTGTGCTGCCACAGATAGTAAAGAAAGTTCAGATACTGACATAGAAGGTGATGATCGTTAA